One window from the genome of Streptomyces cadmiisoli encodes:
- a CDS encoding sensor histidine kinase — protein sequence MTRRPRLLSGRGWLRLASLRTTFAVSFAAITAAVTVLVGILSYGAAARLVRVDQQSVFDEIVQDLRGEVAERRMDPEDFSSAPGHDFVRPARTDVQVLGPDGSVVDPGSPGLPVTGADRDVAGAATAGRLVEHRDVDVGDDVYRVATVGLGGGRGAVQVAQEFSDTEDLLRALQQRTLLLMAAVVVGAGLFGWWLARHITRRLVILTSAAEAVARTRRLGIDVPVTGRDEVGRLGRAFDRMLGRLAQSEEDQRRLVQDAGHELRTPLTSLRTNISLLRRIDELPPESRDELVADLTQEARELTDLVNELVDLAAGQSDTEPVQRIDLADLAEEVAGLSRRRSGRRIEVRASGHTTAEVRPGMLTRAISNLVENAAKFDSEGLAPIEIVVAGPARPGTVRVEVLDRGPGVAAPDLTRVFDRFYRAADARSLPGSGLGLSIVREVALAHGGAPFAHRREGGGSVIGFTVGGG from the coding sequence GTGACGCGCCGGCCCCGGCTGCTGTCGGGCAGGGGGTGGCTGCGGCTCGCGTCGCTGCGGACCACGTTCGCGGTGTCCTTCGCCGCCATCACCGCCGCCGTCACGGTCCTGGTCGGGATCCTGTCCTACGGTGCCGCCGCCCGGCTCGTCCGGGTCGACCAGCAGTCCGTCTTCGACGAGATCGTGCAGGACCTGCGGGGCGAGGTCGCGGAGCGGCGCATGGACCCCGAGGACTTCTCCTCCGCGCCGGGACACGACTTCGTACGACCGGCCCGCACGGACGTGCAGGTGCTCGGCCCGGACGGGAGCGTCGTCGACCCGGGCAGCCCGGGTCTGCCGGTCACCGGCGCCGACCGCGACGTCGCGGGCGCCGCCACCGCCGGGCGGCTGGTCGAGCACCGGGACGTCGACGTCGGCGACGACGTGTACCGGGTCGCCACCGTCGGGCTCGGCGGCGGCCGGGGCGCGGTCCAGGTGGCGCAGGAGTTCAGCGACACCGAGGACCTGCTGCGGGCGCTCCAGCAGCGGACGCTGCTGCTGATGGCGGCGGTGGTCGTCGGGGCCGGCCTGTTCGGCTGGTGGCTGGCCCGGCACATCACCCGGCGGCTGGTGATCCTCACCTCGGCCGCCGAGGCCGTCGCCCGCACCCGGCGGCTCGGTATCGACGTGCCCGTCACCGGCCGGGACGAGGTGGGCCGCCTCGGCCGGGCCTTCGACCGGATGCTCGGCCGGCTCGCCCAGTCCGAGGAGGACCAGCGCCGGCTCGTCCAGGACGCGGGGCACGAGCTGCGCACGCCGCTGACCTCGCTGCGCACGAACATCTCCCTGCTCCGCCGGATCGACGAGCTCCCGCCCGAGAGCCGTGACGAACTGGTCGCCGACCTCACTCAGGAGGCCCGCGAACTGACCGATCTGGTCAACGAGTTGGTGGACCTGGCGGCGGGGCAGTCGGACACCGAACCGGTGCAGCGGATCGACCTCGCCGACCTCGCCGAGGAGGTCGCGGGCCTGAGCCGCCGCCGTTCCGGCCGCCGGATCGAGGTCCGGGCCAGCGGTCACACGACGGCCGAGGTCCGGCCGGGGATGCTCACCCGGGCGATCTCCAACCTGGTCGAGAACGCGGCGAAGTTCGACAGCGAGGGCCTCGCGCCGATCGAGATCGTCGTTGCCGGGCCGGCCCGGCCGGGCACGGTCCGCGTCGAGGTCCTGGACCGCGGCCCCGGTGTCGCCGCGCCCGACCTCACCCGCGTCTTCGACCGCTTCTACCGCGCCGCCGACGCCCGGTCCCTACCGGGCTCCGGGCTGGGCCTGTCCATCGTCCGGGAAGTGGCCCTGGCCCACGGCGGAGCCCCGTTCGCCCACCGCAGAGAGGGCGGTGGGTCGGTGATCGGGTTCACGGTGGGAGGGGGGTGA
- a CDS encoding response regulator transcription factor: MAPTLLLAEDDRAIRHALERALTLEGYRVTAVADGVEALAHAHRTPPDILVLDVMMPGIDGLQVCRVLRAEGDRTPILMLTALVETADRIAGLDAGADDYVVKPFDVEEVFARLRALLRRSANGAAANAAVGDGGAAKGGAAHGGGVPAAGADGGVPAADAKERQLLAGRLIAAAGLRMDPQARRAWRGSRELELTRTEFELLELLVRNEGIVLDHSTIYDRIWGYDFGPGSKNLAVYVGYLRRKLEEPGAPQLIHTVRGVGYVLREN; this comes from the coding sequence GTGGCCCCGACTCTCCTGCTCGCCGAAGACGACCGCGCCATCCGGCACGCCCTGGAGCGGGCCCTGACGCTGGAGGGGTACCGGGTCACGGCGGTCGCCGACGGTGTGGAGGCCCTGGCGCACGCCCACCGCACCCCGCCGGACATCCTGGTGCTGGACGTGATGATGCCGGGGATCGACGGCCTCCAGGTCTGCCGCGTACTGCGCGCCGAGGGCGACCGGACGCCGATCCTGATGCTGACGGCGCTGGTGGAGACGGCCGACCGGATCGCCGGGCTCGACGCGGGCGCCGACGACTACGTGGTGAAGCCCTTCGACGTCGAGGAGGTCTTCGCCCGGCTCCGGGCCCTGCTGCGGCGCAGCGCCAACGGAGCCGCGGCGAACGCAGCCGTGGGGGACGGTGGCGCCGCGAAGGGCGGAGCCGCGCACGGTGGGGGCGTGCCCGCGGCCGGCGCGGACGGGGGTGTGCCCGCCGCGGACGCGAAGGAGCGGCAGCTCCTGGCCGGGCGGCTGATCGCGGCGGCCGGGCTGCGCATGGACCCGCAGGCCCGCCGTGCCTGGCGCGGCAGCCGCGAACTGGAACTGACCCGCACCGAGTTCGAGCTGCTGGAACTGCTGGTGCGCAACGAGGGAATCGTCCTCGACCACTCCACGATCTACGACCGCATCTGGGGCTACGACTTCGGGCCCGGCTCGAAGAACCTCGCCGTCTACGTCGGCTATCTGCGCCGCAAGCTGGAGGAGCCCGGAGCGCCGCAGCTGATCCACACGGTCCGCGGGGTGGGTTACGTCCTGCGGGAGAACTGA
- a CDS encoding FMN reductase, which yields MKLVVVTAGLSVPSSTRLLADRLALATAGRTSAEVQVVELRELAVEIAHNFTSGFPGRELSAALDAVTQADGLIVVTPVFGASYSGLFKSFFDVLDKDALTGKPMLIAATGGTARHSLVLDHALRPLFSYLRAVVVPTGVYAASEDWGAEGLDERIERAGEQLAALMSGLSAKVPRPVVSTGDFEVIPFEQQLAALRPDA from the coding sequence ATGAAGCTCGTCGTCGTCACCGCGGGGCTGAGCGTCCCGTCCTCCACCCGGCTGCTGGCCGACCGGCTGGCGCTGGCCACCGCCGGGCGGACGTCGGCGGAGGTGCAGGTCGTCGAACTGCGCGAACTCGCCGTGGAGATCGCGCACAACTTCACCAGCGGTTTCCCGGGGCGGGAGCTGAGCGCCGCCCTCGACGCGGTCACGCAGGCCGACGGGCTGATCGTGGTGACGCCGGTGTTCGGCGCCTCGTACAGCGGCCTGTTCAAGTCCTTCTTCGACGTACTGGACAAGGACGCGCTCACCGGGAAGCCGATGCTGATCGCGGCGACCGGCGGCACCGCCCGGCACTCGCTCGTCCTCGACCACGCGCTGCGTCCGCTCTTCTCCTACCTGCGGGCCGTCGTCGTCCCCACCGGGGTCTACGCCGCTTCCGAGGACTGGGGCGCCGAAGGGCTGGACGAGCGGATCGAGCGGGCCGGGGAGCAGTTGGCGGCGCTGATGAGCGGGCTGTCGGCGAAGGTGCCGCGGCCCGTCGTGAGCACCGGGGACTTCGAGGTGATCCCCTTCGAGCAGCAGCTCGCCGCGCTGCGGCCCGACGCGTGA
- a CDS encoding LLM class flavin-dependent oxidoreductase, with the protein MQFGIFSVGDVTPDPTTGRTPTERERIKAMVAIALKAEEVGLDVFATGEHHNPPFVPSSPTTMLGYIAARTERLILSTSTTLITTNDPVKIAEDYAMLQHLADGRVDLMMGRGNTGPVYPWFGQDIRQGINLAIENYALLHRLWREDVVNWEGKFRTPLQGFTSTPRPLDGVAPFVWHGSIRSPEIAEQAAYYGDGFFHNNIFWPADHTKRMVELYRSRYAHYGHGTPEQAILGLGGQVFMRKNSQDAVREFRPYFDVAPVYGHGPTLEEFTEQTPLTVGSPQQVIEKTLSFREYAGDYQRQLFLMDHAGLPLKTVLEQLDMLGEEVVPVLRKEFAAGRPANVPDAPNHQSLLAAASEGVKVE; encoded by the coding sequence ATGCAGTTCGGGATCTTCAGCGTCGGCGACGTCACGCCGGACCCCACGACGGGGCGTACGCCGACCGAGCGTGAGCGGATCAAGGCCATGGTCGCGATCGCGCTGAAGGCCGAGGAGGTCGGCCTCGACGTCTTCGCCACCGGCGAGCACCACAACCCGCCGTTCGTGCCCTCGTCGCCGACGACCATGCTCGGCTACATAGCGGCCCGCACCGAGCGGCTGATCCTCTCCACCTCGACCACGCTGATCACCACCAACGACCCGGTGAAGATCGCCGAGGACTACGCGATGCTCCAGCACCTGGCCGACGGCCGGGTGGACCTGATGATGGGGCGCGGCAACACCGGGCCGGTCTACCCCTGGTTCGGGCAGGACATCCGGCAGGGCATCAACCTCGCCATCGAGAACTACGCCCTGCTGCACCGGCTGTGGCGCGAGGACGTGGTGAACTGGGAGGGCAAGTTCCGCACCCCCCTCCAGGGCTTCACCTCGACGCCCCGGCCGCTGGACGGCGTCGCACCGTTCGTCTGGCACGGCTCGATCCGCTCGCCCGAGATCGCCGAGCAGGCCGCGTACTACGGCGACGGCTTCTTCCACAACAACATCTTCTGGCCGGCCGACCACACCAAGCGGATGGTCGAGCTGTACCGGTCCCGGTACGCGCACTACGGCCACGGCACCCCCGAGCAGGCGATCCTCGGGCTCGGCGGGCAGGTGTTCATGCGGAAGAACTCGCAGGACGCGGTGCGCGAGTTCCGGCCGTACTTCGACGTCGCGCCGGTCTACGGGCACGGGCCCACGCTGGAGGAGTTCACCGAGCAGACCCCGCTCACCGTCGGTTCGCCGCAGCAGGTGATCGAGAAGACGCTGAGCTTCCGCGAGTACGCCGGTGACTACCAGCGCCAGCTGTTCCTGATGGACCACGCGGGACTGCCGCTGAAGACCGTGCTGGAGCAGCTCGACATGCTCGGCGAGGAGGTCGTGCCGGTGCTGCGCAAGGAGTTCGCCGCCGGCCGTCCGGCGAACGTGCCGGACGCGCCGAACCACCAGTCGCTGCTCGCCGCCGCTTCGGAAGGAGTGAAGGTCGAATGA
- a CDS encoding YnfA family protein, whose amino-acid sequence MVILRSAALFVVAALFEIGGAWLVWQGLREHRGWLWVTGGVLALGAYGFVATFQPDAHFGRILAAYGGIFVAGSIAWGVVADGYRPDRWDITGALICLAGMAVIMWAPRGS is encoded by the coding sequence ATGGTCATCCTCCGATCCGCCGCCCTGTTCGTCGTCGCCGCGTTGTTCGAGATCGGCGGCGCCTGGCTGGTCTGGCAGGGGCTGCGCGAGCATCGCGGCTGGCTCTGGGTCACCGGCGGCGTCCTCGCGCTCGGCGCCTACGGATTCGTCGCCACCTTCCAGCCGGACGCCCACTTCGGCCGCATCCTCGCCGCGTACGGCGGGATCTTCGTGGCCGGTTCGATCGCCTGGGGCGTGGTCGCGGACGGTTACCGGCCCGACCGCTGGGACATCACCGGGGCGCTGATCTGCCTGGCCGGCATGGCCGTGATCATGTGGGCACCCCGCGGCAGCTGA
- a CDS encoding SDR family NAD(P)-dependent oxidoreductase — translation MTPSATSRIAVVTGASSGIGAATARRLAAEGYRVVVTARRKDRIEALAEEIEAAGHSAMAYQLDVTDRAAVDEFATAFKTIGVLVNNAGGALGLDPVATGDPADWRRMYETNVIGTLNLTQALLPKLVASGDGTVVVVSSTAGHGTYEGGGGYVAAKHGSHVLAETLRLEIVGQPVRVVEVAPGMVRTEEFALTRFGGDEERAAKVYQGVAEPLTADDVADTIAWAVTRPAHVNIDLLVVRPRAQASNTKVHREQ, via the coding sequence ATGACGCCGTCCGCCACGTCACGTATCGCCGTCGTCACCGGTGCCAGCAGCGGGATCGGGGCCGCCACGGCCCGCCGGCTCGCGGCCGAGGGCTACCGCGTCGTCGTCACCGCCCGCCGCAAGGACCGTATCGAGGCGCTCGCCGAGGAGATCGAGGCGGCGGGCCACTCGGCCATGGCGTACCAGCTCGACGTCACCGACCGTGCCGCCGTCGACGAGTTCGCCACGGCGTTCAAGACGATCGGCGTCCTGGTGAACAACGCGGGCGGCGCGCTCGGCCTGGACCCGGTGGCCACCGGCGACCCCGCGGACTGGCGTCGGATGTACGAGACGAACGTCATCGGCACGCTGAACCTGACCCAGGCCCTGCTGCCCAAGCTCGTCGCGAGCGGCGACGGCACGGTCGTGGTCGTCTCGTCGACCGCGGGCCACGGCACGTACGAGGGGGGCGGCGGCTATGTCGCCGCCAAGCACGGCTCGCACGTCCTCGCGGAGACGCTCCGCCTGGAGATCGTCGGACAGCCGGTGCGGGTTGTCGAGGTCGCGCCCGGCATGGTCAGGACCGAGGAGTTCGCCCTGACCCGCTTCGGCGGCGACGAGGAACGCGCGGCCAAGGTCTACCAGGGTGTCGCCGAGCCCCTCACGGCCGACGACGTCGCCGACACGATCGCGTGGGCGGTCACCCGCCCCGCCCACGTCAACATCGACCTGCTGGTGGTCCGCCCGCGCGCCCAGGCCTCCAACACGAAGGTCCACCGGGAGCAGTGA
- a CDS encoding RtcB family protein, which yields MSYVEIAGAKVPIRMWTDPATVEDVALQQLRNVATLPWIKGLAVMPDVHYGKGATVGSVIAMQGAVCPAAVGVDIGCGMSAVKTSLTANDLPGDLSRLRSKVEQAIPVGRGMHGDPVDPGRLHGFPTGGWDDFWGRFGGVAEAVRFREERATKQMGTLGSGNHFIELCLDTEGSVWLMLHSGSRNIGKELAEHHIGVAQKLPHNQGLVDRDLAVFVADTPQMAAYRNDLFWAQEYARRNRSIMMALLKDVIRKEFKKARPAFEPEISAHHNYVAEERYEGMDLLVTRKGAIRAGSGEYGIIPGSMGTGSYIVKGLGNEKAFNSASHGAGRRMSRNAAKRRFTTKDLEEQTRGVECRKDSGVVDEIPSAYKPIDQVIDQQRDLVEVVAKLKQFVCVKG from the coding sequence ATGTCGTACGTGGAGATCGCGGGGGCGAAGGTACCGATCCGGATGTGGACGGACCCGGCGACGGTCGAGGACGTGGCGCTCCAGCAGCTGCGGAACGTCGCGACCCTGCCGTGGATCAAGGGCCTGGCCGTCATGCCGGACGTGCACTACGGAAAGGGCGCGACGGTCGGGTCGGTCATCGCGATGCAGGGCGCCGTCTGCCCCGCCGCGGTGGGCGTCGACATCGGCTGCGGGATGTCCGCGGTGAAGACTTCCTTGACCGCCAACGATCTGCCCGGTGACCTGTCCCGGCTGCGGTCGAAGGTCGAGCAGGCGATCCCGGTCGGACGCGGGATGCACGGCGACCCGGTGGACCCCGGGCGGCTGCACGGGTTCCCCACCGGCGGGTGGGACGACTTCTGGGGGCGGTTCGGCGGCGTCGCCGAGGCGGTGCGGTTCCGCGAGGAGCGGGCGACCAAGCAGATGGGGACGCTGGGCTCCGGCAACCACTTCATCGAGCTGTGCCTCGACACCGAGGGCTCGGTGTGGCTGATGCTGCACTCCGGCTCCCGCAACATCGGCAAGGAACTCGCCGAGCATCACATCGGCGTGGCCCAGAAGCTCCCGCACAACCAGGGCCTGGTCGACCGCGACCTCGCCGTCTTCGTCGCGGACACCCCGCAGATGGCGGCCTACCGCAACGACCTGTTCTGGGCGCAGGAGTACGCCCGGCGCAACCGCTCGATCATGATGGCGCTCCTGAAGGACGTGATCCGCAAGGAGTTCAAGAAGGCCAGGCCGGCCTTCGAGCCCGAGATCAGCGCACACCACAACTACGTGGCCGAGGAGCGGTACGAGGGCATGGACCTGCTCGTGACCCGCAAGGGCGCGATCCGGGCCGGCTCCGGTGAGTACGGGATCATTCCCGGCTCCATGGGCACCGGCTCGTACATCGTGAAGGGCCTCGGCAACGAGAAGGCCTTCAACTCGGCGTCCCACGGGGCCGGCCGGCGCATGAGCCGCAACGCCGCGAAGCGCCGGTTCACGACGAAGGACCTGGAGGAGCAGACACGCGGTGTCGAGTGCCGCAAGGACTCCGGTGTGGTGGACGAGATCCCGAGTGCCTACAAGCCGATCGACCAGGTCATCGACCAGCAGCGGGATCTGGTCGAGGTGGTGGCGAAGCTGAAGCAGTTCGTGTGCGTGAAGGGCTAG
- a CDS encoding DUF3558 family protein, with protein MQRRAQRADLEVPATPSRQGGTDRRARRTGRLNRALVCAAAVPTMLIAAGCSSDSGSGDDAKKASESASSATASPSPTVQAAAYSKLPEACQVLSKKTLGELVPKGSKSGKEGKSDDLSTRASCSWDSLDNNGVDGSQFRWLNVSMLRFESDAARGSGDELAREYYAKQVKDAQSAAGAKNAKTESLGGTGDQATAVRYDLKKKEGAFKQQTVVARVENVVVTVDYNGAGLAGDKTPDAGDLMKVAKKAAGEAVGSVSEANGGSDSGGSSDASKSPSKSAGSSESSAGKA; from the coding sequence ATGCAGCGACGAGCACAGCGAGCCGACCTGGAGGTACCCGCGACGCCTTCGAGGCAGGGCGGGACCGACCGGCGCGCCCGGCGGACCGGCCGTCTGAACCGCGCCCTTGTCTGCGCGGCGGCCGTACCCACGATGCTGATCGCCGCCGGCTGCTCCTCGGACTCCGGCTCCGGCGACGACGCCAAGAAGGCTTCCGAGAGCGCGTCGAGCGCGACCGCGAGCCCCTCGCCCACCGTGCAGGCCGCGGCGTACTCGAAGTTGCCCGAGGCCTGCCAGGTGCTGTCGAAGAAGACCCTGGGCGAACTCGTACCGAAGGGCTCGAAGTCGGGCAAGGAAGGCAAGTCCGACGATCTGTCGACGCGGGCCAGTTGCTCCTGGGACAGCCTCGACAACAACGGTGTCGACGGCTCCCAGTTCCGCTGGCTGAACGTCTCGATGCTGCGCTTCGAGTCGGACGCCGCCCGCGGCTCCGGCGACGAACTGGCGCGGGAGTACTACGCGAAGCAGGTCAAGGACGCCCAGTCCGCGGCGGGCGCCAAGAACGCCAAGACCGAGTCGCTCGGCGGAACCGGCGACCAGGCGACGGCGGTGCGCTACGACCTGAAGAAGAAGGAAGGCGCCTTCAAGCAGCAGACGGTCGTCGCGCGCGTCGAGAACGTCGTCGTCACCGTCGACTACAACGGCGCGGGGCTGGCCGGCGACAAGACGCCCGACGCCGGCGACCTGATGAAGGTGGCGAAGAAGGCGGCCGGGGAAGCGGTGGGCTCGGTGAGCGAGGCGAACGGCGGGAGTGACTCGGGCGGTTCCTCCGACGCCTCCAAGTCCCCCTCGAAGTCGGCTGGTTCGTCCGAATCGTCCGCCGGCAAGGCCTGA
- a CDS encoding DUF2637 domain-containing protein, producing MHRILIGVVVFGAVIIAGIGFAGSYAAVRTLAVKKGFGDFSYVFPIGIDAGICVLLALDLLLTWIRIPFPLLRQTAWLLTAATIAFNGAAAWPDPLGVGMHGVIPILFVVSVEAARHAIGRIADITADKHMEGVRLTRWLLSPVPTFLLWRRMKLWELRSYDQVIKLEQERLVYQARLRSRYGRAWRRKAPVEALMPLRLAKYGVPLAETAPSGLAAAGIDPVLIPPAPQHELPAAPAGVDVTVHRPAPETAPDRATAQAPAPHGGPRRQGDGAPDMEFPDDVVGPEQNPWLHARDPQTVEYHGDYDPAYDPAAYEQWFAEQQQAEQYQDQYRLEPSPEDTGTFPIPVGPNRTRELGEGGGTPEPQEPDEEAYYQVFKQSINGSYPTPREFGENVEAEFTRTLPPEEAKRLVTRFTNRYNAELEEDHIA from the coding sequence ATGCACCGCATTCTCATCGGCGTGGTCGTCTTCGGCGCCGTGATCATCGCGGGCATCGGCTTCGCGGGTTCGTACGCGGCCGTTCGCACACTGGCCGTCAAGAAGGGCTTCGGGGACTTCAGTTACGTCTTCCCGATCGGCATCGACGCGGGTATCTGCGTCCTGCTGGCCCTGGACCTGCTGCTGACCTGGATCCGCATACCCTTCCCGCTGCTGCGGCAGACAGCCTGGCTGCTGACGGCGGCGACGATCGCCTTCAACGGCGCGGCGGCCTGGCCGGACCCGCTCGGCGTGGGCATGCACGGCGTCATCCCGATCCTCTTCGTGGTGTCGGTCGAGGCCGCCCGCCACGCGATCGGCCGGATCGCCGACATCACCGCGGACAAGCACATGGAGGGCGTCCGCCTCACCCGCTGGCTGCTCTCCCCCGTGCCCACGTTCCTGCTCTGGCGCCGGATGAAGCTGTGGGAGCTGCGCTCCTACGACCAGGTGATCAAGCTGGAGCAGGAACGCCTCGTCTACCAGGCCCGCCTGCGCTCCCGCTACGGCCGCGCCTGGCGCCGCAAGGCCCCCGTCGAGGCCCTGATGCCCCTGCGCCTGGCCAAGTACGGCGTCCCCCTCGCGGAGACGGCCCCCTCGGGCCTGGCCGCCGCGGGTATCGACCCCGTCCTGATCCCCCCGGCGCCCCAGCACGAGCTTCCCGCAGCACCGGCCGGCGTGGACGTCACCGTGCACCGTCCCGCGCCCGAGACGGCACCGGACCGGGCGACGGCCCAGGCGCCGGCCCCGCACGGCGGACCGCGCCGCCAGGGCGACGGCGCCCCCGACATGGAGTTCCCGGACGACGTGGTGGGGCCGGAGCAGAACCCGTGGCTGCACGCCCGGGACCCGCAGACGGTGGAGTACCACGGCGACTACGACCCCGCGTACGACCCCGCCGCCTACGAGCAGTGGTTCGCGGAGCAGCAGCAGGCCGAGCAGTACCAGGACCAGTACCGCCTGGAGCCCTCCCCCGAGGACACCGGCACCTTCCCCATCCCGGTGGGCCCCAACCGCACCAGGGAGCTGGGCGAGGGCGGCGGCACCCCCGAACCGCAGGAGCCGGACGAGGAGGCCTACTACCAGGTCTTCAAGCAGTCGATCAACGGCAGCTACCCGACCCCGCGGGAGTTCGGCGAGAACGTGGAGGCCGAGTTCACCAGGACCCTCCCGCCGGAGGAGGCCAAGCGCCTGGTCACCCGGTTCACCAACCGCTACAACGCGGAACTGGAAGAGGACCACATCGCCTAG
- the lysS gene encoding lysine--tRNA ligase — MPIVGQSTETADWVSRFADEVIEESERRAPGKPVVVASGLSPSGPIHLGNLREVMTPHLVADEIRRRGRQVRHLISWDDYDRYRKVPAGVAGVDESWAEHIGKPLTSVPAPKGSAHPNWAEHFKAAMVESLAELGVEFDGISQTAQYTSGVYREQVLHAMKHRGDIDAVLAQYRTKPKGGAKKGQKPVDEAELEAEEGSGAAAEDDGSSGSAGYFPYKPYCGNCEKDLTTVTAYDDTTTELTYACTACGFSETVRLNEFNRGKLVWKVDWPMRWAYEGVVFEPSGVDHSSPGSSFQVGGQIVGIFGGKQPIGPMYAFVGISGMAKMSSSRGGVPTPADALKIMEPQLLRWLYARRRPNQSFKIAFDQEIQRLYDEWDKLDAKVADGSALPGDVAAHARAVGTAGAELPRTPRPMPYRTLASVADITAGHEDQALRILSELDPEQPLSSLDVVRPRFDKAEAWINTQVPADQRTIVRDEPDAELLKSLDDQAQGSLRLLLDGLAEHWSLDGLTHLVYGVPKVQAGFPADATPKELPPEIKTSQRTFFALLYHLLVGRDTGPRLPTLLLAVGQERVRRLLGA; from the coding sequence GTGCCGATCGTGGGTCAGAGCACCGAGACCGCCGACTGGGTCTCCCGTTTCGCGGATGAGGTCATCGAGGAGTCGGAGCGCCGGGCCCCGGGCAAACCCGTTGTCGTCGCGTCGGGGCTGTCGCCCTCCGGTCCGATTCACCTGGGCAATCTGCGGGAGGTCATGACCCCGCACCTCGTCGCGGACGAGATCCGCCGGCGCGGCCGCCAGGTGCGGCACCTGATCTCCTGGGACGACTACGACCGGTACCGGAAGGTGCCCGCCGGGGTCGCCGGGGTCGACGAGTCCTGGGCCGAGCACATCGGCAAGCCGCTGACCTCCGTGCCGGCGCCCAAGGGCTCCGCCCACCCGAACTGGGCCGAGCACTTCAAGGCGGCCATGGTCGAGTCGCTGGCGGAGCTGGGCGTCGAGTTCGACGGCATCAGCCAGACCGCGCAGTACACCTCGGGGGTGTACCGGGAGCAGGTCCTGCACGCCATGAAGCACCGCGGCGACATCGACGCGGTCCTGGCGCAGTACCGGACCAAGCCGAAGGGCGGCGCGAAGAAGGGGCAGAAGCCCGTCGACGAGGCCGAGCTGGAGGCCGAGGAGGGTTCGGGCGCCGCCGCCGAGGACGACGGCAGCTCCGGCTCCGCGGGCTACTTCCCGTACAAGCCGTACTGCGGCAACTGCGAGAAGGACCTGACGACCGTCACCGCGTACGACGACACGACCACCGAGCTGACGTACGCCTGCACGGCGTGCGGCTTCTCGGAGACCGTCCGGCTGAACGAGTTCAACCGCGGCAAGCTGGTCTGGAAGGTCGACTGGCCGATGCGCTGGGCCTACGAGGGCGTGGTGTTCGAGCCGAGCGGTGTCGACCACTCCTCTCCCGGGTCGTCCTTCCAGGTCGGCGGGCAGATCGTCGGGATCTTCGGCGGCAAGCAGCCGATCGGCCCGATGTACGCCTTCGTGGGCATCAGCGGCATGGCGAAGATGTCGTCGTCGCGCGGCGGTGTGCCGACGCCCGCCGACGCCCTGAAGATCATGGAGCCCCAGCTGCTGCGCTGGCTGTACGCGCGCCGCCGGCCCAACCAGTCGTTCAAGATCGCCTTCGACCAGGAGATCCAGCGGCTGTACGACGAGTGGGACAAGCTCGACGCCAAGGTCGCCGACGGTTCGGCGCTGCCCGGTGACGTCGCGGCGCACGCGCGGGCCGTCGGCACGGCCGGCGCTGAGCTGCCGCGTACGCCGCGGCCGATGCCGTACCGGACGCTCGCCTCGGTCGCGGACATCACGGCCGGTCACGAGGACCAGGCGCTGCGGATCCTGTCCGAGCTCGACCCGGAGCAGCCGCTCAGCTCGCTCGACGTGGTGCGGCCCCGGTTCGACAAGGCCGAGGCGTGGATCAACACGCAGGTGCCGGCCGACCAGCGCACCATCGTCCGTGACGAGCCCGACGCCGAGCTGCTGAAGTCGCTCGACGACCAGGCGCAGGGTTCGCTGCGGCTGCTGCTCGACGGGCTGGCGGAGCACTGGTCGCTCGACGGGCTGACGCACCTCGTCTACGGCGTGCCGAAGGTGCAGGCCGGGTTCCCGGCGGACGCCACGCCGAAGGAGCTGCCGCCGGAGATCAAGACGTCCCAGCGGACGTTCTTCGCGCTGCTGTACCACCTGCTGGTGGGCCGGGACACCGGGCCCCGGCTGCCCACGCTGCTGCTCGCGGTGGGGCAGGAGCGGGTGCGCAGGCTCCTCGGGGCCTGA